From Chryseobacterium joostei, the proteins below share one genomic window:
- the uvrA gene encoding excinuclease ABC subunit UvrA, protein MSKSTEYIEVYGAREHNLKNINVKIPRNELVVITGLSGSGKSSLAFDTIFAEGQRRYIETFSAYARQFLGGLERPDVDKIEGLSPVIAIEQKTTNKNPRSTVGTVTELYDFLRLLYARVSDAYSLSTGQKLVSYTEDQILDTIKGNYKGEKIMLLAPVVRSRKGHYHELFVQMAKKGYGQARIDGELQDIEYDLKLDRYKTHDIDIVIDRWIIGESASEGRMEKSLRTAMEMGEGIIGIQKLGSTDIEYFSKNLMDAETGHSLALPEPNTFSFNSPKGSCPNCKGLGTIKKINTDYFIDNPKLSINQGGLLPLEDIKSNKWILAQIKNILEIFGLGMTTPLQDIPEEALDYIYNGCHKEFNKDLKYAGITKKIKISFDGLIAFMEEIIDEKESYEAILLERHFTTEETCPECNGTRLQPASLSFKIDGKNIAEVNGLSLADLKDWLADVKDKFSEKNKIIAHEILKEIETRLQFLLDVGLDYLSLSRSSKTLSGGESQRIRLATQIGSQLVNVLYILDEPSIGLHQRDNERLIHSLKNLRDIGNSVLVVEHDKDMILEADEVLDIGPRAGKFGGEILWQGKPKDLLKADTITAQYINGKRKIEVPAERRVGSGKNILLKGATGNNLKNVTLDIPLGKLVVVTGISGSGKSSLINGTLYPILNKHFYRAVQEPLPYKKIEGLDNIDKIVDVDQTPIGRTPRSNPATYTGMFTDIRNLFAELPESKIRGYKPGRFSFNVKGGRCETCQGGGLKVIEMNFLPDVYVHCETCNGKRFNRETLEVRYKGKSISDVLDMTIDEAVDFFQPIPKIFAKVKTLQDVGLGYITLGQQSTTLSGGEAQRIKLATELSKRQTGNTLYILDEPTTGLHFEDVKILMDAINQLVELGNSFIIIEHNMDVIKLADHIIDVGPEGGKYGGQIVAQGTPEEIIKSKKSLTGKFLKRELE, encoded by the coding sequence ATGAGCAAATCAACAGAATATATAGAAGTTTACGGAGCACGTGAACACAATCTAAAGAATATTAATGTTAAAATTCCGCGTAACGAACTGGTTGTAATTACCGGGCTTTCCGGAAGTGGAAAGTCTTCATTGGCATTCGATACCATTTTTGCAGAAGGCCAACGTCGTTATATAGAAACCTTTTCTGCCTATGCACGTCAGTTTTTGGGTGGATTGGAACGTCCTGATGTAGATAAAATTGAAGGACTTTCGCCCGTTATTGCCATCGAGCAGAAAACAACCAATAAAAATCCTCGTTCTACCGTAGGAACTGTTACAGAATTGTATGATTTCCTACGTCTTTTATATGCAAGAGTTTCAGATGCTTACTCTTTGTCTACCGGACAAAAACTGGTAAGCTATACAGAAGATCAGATCCTTGATACCATTAAGGGAAACTATAAAGGAGAAAAGATTATGCTATTGGCTCCCGTTGTACGTTCCAGAAAAGGGCATTACCACGAACTTTTCGTACAGATGGCCAAAAAAGGGTACGGACAGGCAAGAATTGATGGTGAGCTGCAGGATATTGAATATGATTTAAAACTTGACCGTTATAAAACCCACGATATTGATATTGTCATCGATCGTTGGATTATCGGGGAAAGCGCTTCCGAAGGCAGAATGGAAAAATCCTTACGAACTGCCATGGAAATGGGAGAAGGAATTATCGGAATTCAGAAGTTAGGAAGTACAGATATTGAATATTTCTCCAAAAACCTGATGGATGCAGAAACAGGGCATTCACTGGCATTACCGGAACCTAATACATTCTCTTTCAACTCACCAAAAGGAAGTTGTCCGAATTGTAAAGGATTGGGAACAATAAAAAAGATCAATACAGACTACTTTATCGACAATCCAAAACTATCAATCAATCAGGGAGGATTATTGCCATTGGAAGATATCAAGTCGAATAAATGGATCCTTGCACAGATAAAAAATATTCTGGAGATCTTCGGACTGGGAATGACAACGCCATTGCAGGATATTCCTGAAGAAGCTTTGGATTACATCTATAACGGGTGTCACAAAGAATTCAATAAAGACCTGAAATATGCAGGAATTACCAAGAAAATAAAAATTAGTTTCGATGGTTTGATTGCTTTCATGGAAGAAATTATTGATGAAAAAGAATCCTACGAAGCTATTTTGCTGGAAAGACATTTTACAACAGAAGAAACATGCCCAGAATGTAATGGAACCCGTCTTCAGCCGGCAAGCTTAAGCTTTAAAATCGATGGTAAAAACATTGCTGAGGTTAATGGATTAAGCTTGGCGGATCTAAAAGACTGGCTGGCTGATGTTAAAGATAAGTTTTCAGAGAAAAATAAGATCATTGCCCACGAAATATTAAAGGAAATTGAAACAAGACTTCAGTTTCTGTTAGATGTTGGTTTAGATTATCTGAGTTTGAGCAGAAGTTCCAAGACCCTTTCAGGAGGAGAGTCTCAAAGGATTCGTTTGGCAACACAGATTGGATCTCAGTTGGTAAACGTACTCTATATTCTGGATGAACCAAGTATCGGGCTTCACCAAAGAGATAACGAAAGACTGATTCATTCATTGAAGAACCTTAGAGATATCGGAAACTCAGTATTGGTGGTAGAACACGATAAGGATATGATTTTGGAAGCTGATGAGGTTCTGGATATCGGTCCAAGAGCCGGAAAATTTGGAGGCGAGATACTTTGGCAGGGAAAACCAAAAGATCTTTTAAAAGCTGATACCATTACAGCCCAATATATTAACGGAAAAAGGAAAATTGAAGTTCCTGCCGAAAGAAGAGTCGGTAGTGGAAAAAATATCCTGTTAAAAGGAGCTACAGGAAACAACCTTAAAAATGTTACCCTGGATATTCCTTTGGGAAAACTGGTTGTAGTAACCGGAATTTCAGGAAGTGGAAAATCTTCCCTGATTAACGGAACATTATATCCAATCCTTAACAAGCATTTCTACAGAGCAGTTCAGGAGCCTTTACCTTATAAAAAGATTGAAGGACTTGATAATATAGATAAAATTGTAGACGTTGACCAGACTCCGATCGGAAGAACACCACGTTCAAATCCGGCAACTTACACAGGTATGTTTACAGATATCAGAAATCTTTTTGCAGAACTACCGGAAAGTAAAATCCGTGGATACAAACCTGGAAGATTCTCTTTCAATGTAAAAGGAGGAAGATGTGAAACCTGTCAGGGTGGAGGATTGAAAGTAATCGAGATGAACTTCCTGCCGGATGTATACGTTCATTGTGAAACCTGCAACGGAAAACGTTTCAACAGAGAAACTCTGGAAGTACGTTACAAAGGAAAATCCATTTCCGATGTATTGGATATGACCATTGATGAAGCGGTGGATTTCTTCCAGCCTATTCCTAAGATTTTTGCAAAGGTAAAAACATTGCAGGATGTAGGATTAGGGTACATTACATTGGGACAGCAGTCGACAACGCTTTCGGGAGGAGAAGCACAACGTATTAAGCTGGCAACAGAATTATCAAAAAGACAAACCGGAAACACCTTGTATATTCTGGATGAACCTACCACAGGACTTCACTTTGAAGATGTAAAAATCCTGATGGATGCCATTAATCAATTGGTAGAGCTAGGAAACTCATTCATTATTATTGAACATAATATGGATGTCATCAAGTTAGCAGATCATATCATTGACGTAGGCCCGGAAGGAGGAAAATATGGTGGACAGATCGTAGCACAAGGAACTCCTGAGGAAATTATAAAATCTAAGAAAAGCTTAACAGGAAAGTTCTTGAAGAGAGAATTGGAGTAA
- the bla gene encoding class A beta-lactamase, subclass A2 yields the protein MKKASLFISLCLFSLQVKSQTIQDLRNKINTITSTKNATVGISVKGIEDKDTLSINGNKETPLMSVFKFHIALAVLNRVDKGKLKLNQKFFIKKEDLMPETWSPIREEYPEGNMYLTLDQLLRYTVSHSDNNGCDILLNIIGGTDSVQKFINQQGIKDFTIKVNEQQMSSFDKFYLNTTTPLATTDLLEKFYKGKVLKKETTKYLYQIMVETSRGLTWMKAGLPAGTELAHRTGISSRNENNLRAAMNDVGIVKLTNGKHFILSVYLKNINEEMAVTEKIIADISHAVWEYYTNKK from the coding sequence ATGAAAAAAGCTTCACTTTTTATATCACTTTGTCTTTTTAGCCTTCAAGTAAAAAGCCAGACAATACAAGATTTAAGAAATAAGATCAATACAATTACATCAACAAAAAACGCCACTGTAGGAATATCTGTAAAGGGAATAGAAGATAAAGATACGCTTAGCATTAACGGAAACAAGGAAACTCCGCTGATGAGTGTTTTCAAATTCCATATTGCATTAGCAGTCTTAAATAGAGTTGATAAAGGAAAATTAAAGCTTAACCAGAAGTTTTTCATTAAAAAAGAAGATCTGATGCCAGAAACATGGAGCCCAATCAGAGAAGAATATCCTGAAGGGAATATGTACCTGACACTAGATCAGTTATTAAGATATACAGTTTCTCACAGTGATAATAATGGTTGTGATATTTTGCTCAATATTATTGGAGGAACAGACTCTGTTCAAAAATTCATTAATCAACAAGGAATAAAGGATTTTACTATAAAAGTGAACGAACAGCAAATGTCTTCCTTTGATAAATTCTATCTGAACACCACAACACCTTTAGCCACCACAGATCTCTTAGAAAAATTCTATAAGGGAAAGGTTTTGAAAAAAGAAACCACAAAATATCTATATCAGATCATGGTAGAAACCTCAAGAGGGTTGACCTGGATGAAGGCCGGTCTGCCCGCCGGAACAGAGCTGGCACATAGAACAGGAATCTCCAGTAGAAATGAAAATAATCTACGAGCAGCAATGAATGACGTAGGAATTGTAAAGCTAACCAACGGGAAACATTTTATTCTTTCAGTATATCTGAAGAACATTAATGAAGAAATGGCAGTCACAGAAAAAATTATTGCAGACATTAGTCATGCAGTTTGGGAATATTATACAAACAAAAAATAA
- a CDS encoding type VI secretion system baseplate subunit TssF, with translation MNLDQNIYSKESVKARMLQNATKVWGLKSPQSLDPFVKLLIDAFSTEVFKANNEIQTVNARILEKLAKLLTPSIYTHPIPAHAVAFTQPYESTEVLLEHTEFFFRKQMTSTVKSESDKQVNIPFTPVGNVRINKVHTSVMFVGNTCYSIDDRFNKIPIARFNGRPEDYRKITVGVDVSKYASENFPKYMSVFCSNPAFEHLDFVYKLLPYITVSSNGNPLFVREGLSYLTESNPDGYEQMFKEQSIRNKVIEDIKSIYRHKFIEITGLSSSLFSEPGQLPQNLDFLVGKEEIIKYLDNKCYLWLTFEFPPQFSAEILDNFSFVLNAFPVYNRGWKKTEYSLDIMGNNIPLVTDEGEHFLYVDEVQDGDGRRYTEIPFTPADDLKKGLYTVRKGGMERFTNRNAVDMIANVLELTRDEIAAFSLLNRDNVKGVLSEMSDKMKSMVQKVNNAKRNIRQELNYVIMEPVEKTDHTYAAFWITHCTLANHMRPGTELSNQLKSQTVVLLTETLGGAEEQKGTDSIQAYKYALTTRDKIISLEDVKNYCRMVLKDELREVRVRRGTMISNKPKEGFVRTVEVEIIPQNYSFYGRAYWENMANITRNQIIAKAIDGIEYLVKVSNEDIEFQDM, from the coding sequence ATGAATTTAGATCAGAATATTTATTCTAAAGAATCTGTAAAAGCAAGAATGCTGCAGAATGCAACTAAGGTCTGGGGATTGAAGAGTCCACAGTCTTTGGATCCGTTTGTAAAGTTATTGATAGACGCATTCAGTACAGAAGTTTTTAAAGCGAATAATGAAATACAGACAGTAAATGCCCGAATTCTAGAAAAACTGGCAAAATTGTTGACCCCATCCATCTATACTCATCCTATTCCTGCTCATGCTGTTGCCTTTACACAGCCTTATGAGTCTACCGAAGTATTGTTGGAGCATACGGAGTTTTTCTTCCGTAAGCAGATGACCTCCACTGTAAAATCAGAATCAGATAAACAAGTGAATATTCCTTTCACTCCTGTGGGGAATGTAAGAATTAATAAAGTTCACACTTCAGTAATGTTTGTAGGAAATACCTGTTATAGTATTGATGACAGGTTTAATAAAATTCCTATTGCTAGATTTAACGGAAGACCTGAAGACTACAGAAAGATTACAGTAGGAGTAGATGTAAGTAAATATGCAAGTGAGAACTTTCCTAAATACATGAGTGTATTTTGTTCCAATCCTGCTTTTGAACATTTGGATTTTGTATATAAATTATTGCCTTATATTACCGTATCAAGTAATGGGAATCCTTTATTTGTAAGAGAAGGGCTAAGTTATCTTACAGAAAGCAATCCGGATGGATATGAGCAGATGTTCAAGGAGCAATCTATCAGAAATAAAGTTATTGAAGATATCAAAAGTATTTATCGTCATAAATTTATTGAAATTACAGGGCTTTCCAGCAGTTTGTTTTCAGAACCCGGACAGCTTCCGCAGAATCTGGATTTCCTTGTAGGAAAAGAAGAGATTATAAAATATCTAGATAACAAGTGTTACCTATGGCTTACCTTTGAATTCCCACCACAGTTCTCAGCAGAAATTCTTGATAATTTCTCATTTGTACTGAATGCCTTCCCGGTTTATAACAGAGGTTGGAAAAAAACAGAGTATAGCCTTGACATTATGGGAAATAATATTCCTTTAGTAACCGATGAAGGAGAACATTTCCTATACGTAGATGAAGTACAGGATGGAGATGGAAGAAGATACACAGAGATCCCATTTACTCCGGCCGATGATCTTAAAAAAGGATTGTATACCGTAAGAAAAGGAGGAATGGAACGTTTCACCAACAGAAATGCGGTAGATATGATCGCCAATGTTTTGGAGCTGACAAGAGACGAAATTGCAGCATTCTCTCTTTTAAACAGGGATAATGTAAAAGGCGTTCTTAGCGAAATGTCTGACAAGATGAAATCTATGGTGCAAAAAGTGAATAATGCCAAAAGAAACATCAGACAGGAACTGAACTATGTAATTATGGAACCTGTAGAAAAAACAGACCATACCTACGCTGCTTTTTGGATCACTCATTGTACACTAGCCAATCATATGCGTCCGGGAACAGAGCTTTCCAACCAGTTGAAGTCACAGACCGTTGTTCTGCTTACTGAAACCTTGGGCGGAGCCGAAGAACAGAAAGGTACAGACAGTATACAGGCCTATAAATATGCTTTAACAACAAGAGATAAAATTATTTCCCTTGAAGACGTTAAAAATTATTGCCGAATGGTACTGAAAGATGAGCTAAGAGAAGTAAGAGTAAGAAGAGGAACCATGATCAGCAACAAACCTAAGGAAGGTTTTGTAAGAACCGTTGAGGTAGAAATCATTCCACAGAACTATTCTTTCTACGGAAGAGCTTACTGGGAAAACATGGCGAATATTACAAGAAATCAGATTATTGCCAAAGCTATAGATGGTATAGAATATCTTGTGAAAGTAAGTAACGAGGATATTGAATTCCAGGATATGTAG
- a CDS encoding GPW/gp25 family protein: protein MDTPNYRMPFVPSTLMTEGGSIDTCDMGESIAHNIMLLITTKKGENRYDENYGNDVWNLEFDNGVTSAIWENVFVKSLKRQIQEYEPRIVQPQIDANIQFVEHSYDTKEHTEIKKKVRIAINAKMEETGERFSFSTELFLSPMSID from the coding sequence ATGGATACACCAAATTACAGAATGCCTTTCGTGCCATCTACTCTAATGACCGAAGGAGGAAGTATCGATACCTGCGATATGGGGGAAAGTATTGCCCACAATATTATGCTGCTGATCACCACCAAAAAAGGAGAGAACAGATATGATGAAAACTATGGAAACGACGTTTGGAACTTGGAATTCGATAATGGAGTAACAAGTGCCATCTGGGAAAACGTTTTTGTCAAAAGTCTTAAAAGACAGATCCAGGAGTATGAACCTCGCATTGTACAACCGCAGATCGATGCCAACATACAATTTGTAGAACACAGCTACGATACAAAAGAACACACCGAAATCAAAAAGAAAGTAAGAATTGCCATCAATGCCAAGATGGAGGAAACAGGAGAGCGTTTCAGTTTTTCAACGGAACTGTTCCTGAGCCCGATGTCTATTGATTAA
- a CDS encoding APC family permease, which translates to MQKKLKLWDAIMLVMGSMIGSGIFIVSADMMRNLGSGYWMIVVWIITGVMTVAAAISYGELSALFPKAGGQYTYLKEIFGRRMGFLYGWGLFTVIQTGTIAAVAMAFGKFTAYLIPSLNDAAPIFQSGEFKITWIQILAIAVILLLTYINTRGVQSGKILQNVFTGSKIIALVGLIALGFILVDFSHLSENFSLGTGAFSNLKKDLSGNFLKEGWEPIGGMTLLGGIAAAMVGSVFSSVAWESVTFVSGEIENPKRNVVKSMIYGTSAVMILYIAVNFVYLNALDKDGIAFAANDRVAVAASQNIFGSAGTIIIALLVMVSTFGCDNGLILAGARVFQTMAKDGMFFKSAEKNNKNEVPENALWMQGVWASLLCLSGQYGNLLDMISFVIVLFYMITVFGVIYLRIKQPALERPYKTWLYPVTPIIYLVIGACFCILLLIYKQQYTWPGFVLVLLGLPVYYFINRKNADS; encoded by the coding sequence ATGCAAAAAAAACTGAAACTATGGGACGCCATTATGCTTGTAATGGGGTCTATGATCGGAAGTGGGATCTTTATTGTAAGTGCTGATATGATGCGCAACCTGGGCTCTGGATATTGGATGATTGTTGTATGGATTATAACAGGAGTAATGACGGTAGCTGCTGCAATAAGCTATGGAGAGCTTTCGGCATTGTTTCCCAAAGCTGGTGGACAATATACTTATCTGAAGGAGATCTTTGGACGAAGAATGGGATTTCTTTATGGCTGGGGGCTTTTTACGGTAATACAGACCGGAACTATTGCTGCAGTGGCAATGGCTTTTGGAAAATTTACAGCTTACCTGATTCCGTCTCTTAATGATGCAGCTCCCATTTTTCAAAGCGGAGAATTTAAAATTACATGGATACAAATTTTAGCTATTGCTGTGATTTTACTGCTTACCTATATTAATACTAGAGGAGTACAAAGTGGCAAGATTTTGCAGAATGTATTCACAGGATCTAAAATCATAGCTTTAGTAGGTTTAATTGCATTAGGTTTTATACTGGTTGATTTCTCTCATTTATCGGAAAACTTCAGTTTAGGAACAGGGGCTTTTAGTAATCTTAAAAAGGATTTGAGCGGAAACTTCCTGAAAGAGGGATGGGAACCCATTGGAGGAATGACCTTATTGGGTGGTATTGCTGCCGCAATGGTAGGATCTGTTTTTAGCTCTGTAGCTTGGGAAAGTGTAACTTTTGTATCCGGAGAAATTGAGAATCCGAAGAGAAACGTTGTAAAATCAATGATCTATGGTACTTCTGCCGTAATGATTCTTTACATAGCCGTTAACTTTGTATATTTAAATGCTTTAGATAAAGACGGAATTGCATTTGCTGCCAATGACAGGGTAGCAGTAGCAGCCTCGCAGAATATTTTTGGAAGTGCGGGAACAATTATCATTGCTTTATTGGTAATGGTTTCTACTTTCGGATGTGATAACGGATTGATTCTCGCGGGAGCGAGGGTTTTCCAGACTATGGCAAAAGATGGAATGTTCTTTAAATCTGCCGAAAAAAACAATAAGAATGAAGTGCCGGAAAATGCATTATGGATGCAGGGAGTCTGGGCTTCTTTATTATGTTTGAGTGGACAATACGGAAACCTGTTGGATATGATCTCCTTTGTAATTGTTCTATTCTATATGATTACCGTTTTTGGAGTTATTTATTTAAGAATTAAACAACCTGCACTGGAAAGACCATACAAAACGTGGCTATATCCGGTAACTCCGATTATTTATCTGGTAATAGGAGCGTGTTTTTGTATTTTACTATTAATATATAAACAACAATACACATGGCCTGGATTCGTATTGGTTCTACTGGGACTTCCGGTATACTATTTTATTAACCGAAAAAATGCAGACAGTTAA
- a CDS encoding DUF4920 domain-containing protein translates to MKFKAILFAVAVSASSLAFAQETSQKKFSPPTGNALVGDTYGAGVASGTESKAITIEKLGKKLKKENKKLENIAIKGKVTDVCEKKGCWLTIQTEDNSQFFVKMKDYAFFVPTALKGKNVVLEGNAERKVISVDEQKHYAEDGKKPQSEIDAITQPKEEIRFLASGIKVVN, encoded by the coding sequence ATGAAATTCAAAGCTATATTATTTGCAGTTGCTGTAAGTGCTTCCAGTCTTGCTTTTGCTCAGGAAACATCTCAAAAGAAATTCTCCCCTCCCACTGGAAATGCCTTAGTAGGCGATACTTATGGAGCAGGTGTTGCTTCCGGTACAGAATCTAAGGCCATCACAATAGAAAAACTTGGAAAAAAGCTTAAAAAAGAGAATAAGAAGCTGGAAAATATTGCCATCAAAGGAAAGGTAACGGATGTATGTGAGAAAAAAGGATGTTGGCTTACCATCCAAACTGAAGATAATTCACAATTTTTCGTAAAAATGAAAGATTATGCATTCTTTGTTCCAACTGCTTTGAAAGGAAAAAATGTAGTATTGGAAGGAAATGCAGAAAGAAAAGTTATTTCTGTGGATGAACAAAAGCATTATGCAGAAGATGGGAAAAAGCCTCAATCTGAAATTGATGCCATTACACAACCTAAAGAAGAAATCAGATTCTTAGCAAGCGGAATTAAAGTCGTAAACTAA
- a CDS encoding M14 family zinc carboxypeptidase: protein MNFEQIYSPSPDFSNRYISPEKLFSYLQTNLGDYIQEIGKSYLNKPIYQLSIGSGNIQVLAWSQMHGNESNATHAMIDLLTSLDKAPEMKEDLFSKIRLDFIFMLNPDGSERWTRLNATDIDLNRDFHNEASKEIKFLKNAASSKKYDYALNLHEQRTIFTTDGIHPATLSFLAPSENVERTVTENRKKCMAVIGNVYNHLKEMIPDQIGRYSDEFYPTSTGDNFIKAGMPTILFEGGHFVNDYTRKGTRKYYTIALYYALKAISELNSDTTGWETYLEIPENKETHYDIIYRNVKLNTEHECILDIAVQYREMKEEGKGEISFIPFVMEAGDVKKRKGWLEVDCTGKKFVSANKYPKLDAVVDFTIED, encoded by the coding sequence ATGAATTTTGAACAGATCTATTCTCCAAGCCCTGATTTCTCTAATCGCTATATTTCCCCTGAAAAATTATTTTCCTACCTACAGACGAATCTCGGCGATTATATTCAAGAGATCGGAAAATCATATTTAAATAAGCCAATTTATCAGTTAAGCATCGGAAGCGGAAACATTCAGGTACTGGCATGGTCACAAATGCACGGGAATGAATCCAATGCTACTCATGCAATGATCGATCTTTTGACAAGCCTTGATAAGGCACCTGAAATGAAAGAAGATTTATTCAGTAAAATCAGGTTAGACTTTATCTTTATGCTAAATCCTGACGGATCCGAAAGATGGACAAGATTGAATGCAACTGATATAGATCTGAACAGAGATTTTCACAATGAGGCAAGTAAGGAAATTAAGTTTCTAAAAAATGCGGCATCTTCAAAGAAGTATGACTATGCCCTAAATCTCCATGAGCAGAGAACCATTTTTACAACAGATGGTATTCATCCGGCTACACTTTCTTTTCTGGCTCCTTCTGAAAATGTAGAACGAACCGTAACTGAAAACAGAAAAAAATGCATGGCTGTAATCGGAAATGTTTATAATCATCTTAAGGAGATGATTCCTGATCAGATTGGAAGATATTCTGATGAGTTCTATCCAACCTCTACAGGTGATAATTTTATTAAGGCAGGGATGCCTACCATATTATTTGAGGGTGGACATTTTGTAAATGATTATACAAGAAAGGGAACAAGAAAGTATTATACAATTGCTCTTTATTATGCATTAAAGGCGATCAGTGAACTGAATTCTGATACTACAGGATGGGAAACCTATCTTGAAATTCCGGAAAACAAGGAAACTCATTATGATATTATCTATAGAAATGTAAAGCTGAATACAGAGCACGAATGCATTCTGGACATTGCTGTTCAATACAGGGAAATGAAAGAAGAAGGGAAAGGTGAAATTTCGTTTATTCCTTTTGTAATGGAAGCAGGAGATGTGAAAAAAAGAAAAGGCTGGCTGGAAGTAGACTGTACAGGAAAGAAGTTTGTTTCTGCCAATAAATATCCAAAACTTGATGCAGTAGTGGATTTTACAATAGAAGATTAA
- a CDS encoding helix-turn-helix transcriptional regulator, which yields MSLNERISKVIEYSNLTPSEFADEIDVQRSSISHITSGRNKPSLEFIIKIKSRFPELLWDWLVTGEGEMLKSELPEVEILEGQTEEDKVRPTPLPDLFTMMNNDDDFGAEETEMELPQSGSGESFISSQDKASEKISDSQRLGNSPEEILSQVIGNQTNKIKRIVLFYENGKFESFEP from the coding sequence ATGAGTTTAAACGAAAGAATTTCAAAGGTTATAGAGTATTCTAATCTTACTCCATCTGAATTTGCAGATGAGATTGATGTACAGCGTTCCTCAATTTCGCACATTACGTCCGGAAGAAACAAACCCTCTCTGGAGTTTATCATAAAAATAAAATCTCGTTTCCCTGAACTTCTTTGGGATTGGTTGGTTACAGGTGAAGGTGAAATGCTTAAATCCGAATTACCAGAAGTAGAGATTTTAGAGGGCCAAACGGAAGAAGATAAGGTAAGGCCTACCCCTCTGCCAGATCTTTTTACCATGATGAATAATGATGACGATTTTGGGGCAGAAGAAACAGAAATGGAACTTCCTCAATCTGGTTCTGGAGAATCTTTTATATCATCCCAAGATAAAGCTTCGGAAAAAATATCCGATTCTCAGCGATTAGGAAATTCGCCTGAAGAAATACTTAGTCAAGTAATTGGAAATCAAACAAATAAAATAAAACGCATCGTTCTGTTCTACGAAAACGGAAAGTTTGAGAGCTTTGAACCCTAA
- a CDS encoding proline dehydrogenase family protein — translation MPIFNDTKVAFADKSDAQLRKAYWMFKMIEQPALTSLGTSVLNFTVHNNFPFVTGIVKKTLFEQFCGGETREESMKVVKQLFKRGVGSIFDYSIEGKEDEETFDAVCKEIKDIVRFSVGNPAIPFIVFKPTAFGRIDLYEAVGKGAELTTSQKEEWERVVKRFDEVCSLCHENDKKVMVDAEETWMQDAADHLCEEMMEKYNQEKPIVWNTIQMYRTGRLEYMEANLQRAREKNYFIGYKIVRGAYMEKERARAAEKGYPDPIQPSKDASDKNYNAGIDFVMNHLDKVSAFFGTHNEISSELIMDKMKTKSLESGNPHVYFGQLYGMSDNITFYLSDKGYNVAKYLPYGPVKDVVPYLTRRAQENTSVAGQTGRELGLIKKELERRKK, via the coding sequence ATGCCCATTTTTAATGATACAAAAGTTGCGTTTGCAGATAAGTCAGATGCACAATTGAGAAAGGCTTACTGGATGTTTAAAATGATTGAACAGCCCGCTCTTACAAGCCTAGGAACCTCTGTTCTTAATTTCACAGTACACAATAACTTTCCGTTCGTTACAGGAATTGTAAAAAAGACCTTATTTGAGCAGTTTTGCGGAGGAGAAACCCGTGAGGAAAGTATGAAGGTTGTGAAGCAGCTTTTCAAGAGAGGAGTTGGAAGTATTTTTGATTATTCCATAGAGGGTAAGGAAGATGAGGAAACCTTTGATGCGGTATGCAAGGAGATTAAGGACATTGTAAGATTCTCAGTAGGAAATCCGGCAATTCCTTTTATCGTATTTAAGCCTACAGCATTCGGAAGAATTGATCTTTATGAAGCTGTTGGAAAAGGAGCAGAGCTTACTACAAGTCAGAAAGAAGAATGGGAAAGAGTAGTAAAAAGATTTGATGAAGTATGCAGTCTTTGTCATGAAAATGATAAAAAAGTAATGGTAGATGCTGAAGAAACCTGGATGCAGGATGCAGCAGATCACCTTTGCGAAGAGATGATGGAGAAATATAACCAGGAAAAGCCTATCGTTTGGAATACCATCCAGATGTACAGAACAGGAAGACTGGAGTATATGGAAGCCAATCTTCAGAGAGCAAGAGAAAAGAATTATTTTATCGGATATAAGATTGTTCGTGGTGCTTATATGGAGAAAGAAAGAGCCAGAGCTGCAGAAAAAGGATATCCGGATCCAATTCAGCCTAGCAAAGATGCTTCAGATAAAAACTATAATGCAGGAATTGACTTTGTCATGAACCATTTGGATAAAGTATCTGCATTCTTTGGAACCCATAATGAGATCTCTTCAGAATTAATTATGGATAAGATGAAGACTAAGTCTCTGGAAAGCGGAAATCCACACGTTTATTTTGGACAGCTTTACGGGATGAGTGATAATATTACTTTCTACTTATCAGATAAAGGCTATAATGTGGCTAAATATCTTCCTTATGGACCTGTAAAGGATGTTGTGCCATATCTTACGAGAAGAGCTCAGGAAAACACTTCTGTAGCCGGACAGACCGGAAGAGAGCTTGGATTGATTAAAAAGGAATTGGAAAGAAGAAAGAAATAA